In the Phenylobacterium soli genome, CAATCGATCGAGAAAGCTCCGCTTGGGGAGCAGCGCCTACCGCCAAGGTAATCGAAGCCTGCGGCACTCGGCTTTTCTTGGGGTAGAACCTCATGTCATTCAGCGAAAAAGCCTTCGTCGATGGCCTTAATCTCGACGGTATGCCGAACGACGACGCCCACTCCGTGACGGACCATTAAATCGGCCAGACGGTCACCGTCGACCAGCACAACGTGAGTGGTCGACCGCTCCGCGTGTTCACGCGCCTGCTTCGAGAATGTGGACGCGGTTACGAACAGGCCTTTATTCGCCCGCTTGATGTTCAGAGCTCCGATGAAGCTGTTGATCGCGTCAGGCCCTACGGTATTCCCATCACGATATCGCTTGGCCTGTATGTACACCCGATCGAGCCCCAGGCGGTCCTGGTGGATTACGCCATCAACACCGCCGTCCCCCGCGCCTCCGAGTGCCTGCGCCATCTCCTCACGGCCCTGACCATAGCCCATCCTTAGGAGCAGGGTGACGACGAGCTCCTCGAATTCCGCTGGCGGCATTGCACGGACGCGGTCGAGGAGATCAGCCTTGAGACTGGCCTCAAGCTCCTGCCGGGCGGCTTCGATTCGCTCTTCCGGCGTTGCGCCTGGCGGCTCAAATTCGGCTGCACCGGCCACCTCATTTCCGGTCACAGTGTCGCCACGCGCTCTGAGCCACGCCACAAATTCTGGGTATCTGGCGAGTGTCTTGTTGTTCACCACTGGCGGACGTTCAGCCAGCAGCGCTTGACCTCGATTGGTGACCTGAAACCGACCACGTTCAGTTGCCTCGAGCAGCCCGGCTCTCGTTAGATACTGCTTGGCCCAATGCAGCCGATTGTGCAGCAAGCCCTGACGCCCACTAGGCAGGCGTTGCGCACGCTCATCAGCACTTAGCCCAAGGTCGGACGCGATCACTGGCTCCAGTTCAACCACCCTCGCCGGGTGCGTGAGCTCCGCAGTTCTCTGTAAGACAGGCAGCATCAGGGACTGATAGTCAGGGACAGGCACGCGTATTCCCCCGCAGCGTAGGCAACCGTTGATTGAAGTATGGCGGCCAGCACAAACAGTCCAGGTGCGTGGAGGGGCCGCTGTTCGTCGGTGAGCCACCGGGAGCGGACACGATGGACAATTCAGGCCCGGGCCCGGTGGCTACATTGAAGGGAAACCTGGGCACCCAGCCGGGCCTATTCGTCGATACGCCCGCGCCGCCGTGCCCGCCGGACGTACGCGGTGAGCGGCTCGGTGGCCTTGAAGTATCGATCACGCTCGACAGGCTGCCCCAAGGGACCACGCACGGCGGCGAGTTCGGATAAGCGAACGGTGCCAAGCTCGGGCGCGCCGAGGCCGAGATCGCATAGACCAAATGCAATGTCGGGATCCTCTGTATCGAGCTCCGTGAGAAGCCACGTTGCGCTGGCGTCCGGCGTGAACAACTTCACCACAGGGACGAGGTCGAGGTCGTGCCCACGGGTTCGGCGGCGACCGTTTGCGAGTAGAACCTGGATCTGCAGTTGGGTGAGAAGCGGCATCGGAACCTCCTTGGCCCTCGACTGCGAGGGTGAGGAGGCACCGGGCCGCTGCGCTGCGGCCGGTCAGGCCCGCGCCGCGCCGAAGGGGAGGCTTGATCGGTCGCGGACAGCGGCCAGCCTCGTAACTCTCGAAAGAGGGCTAAGGGGTTTACGCCGCTCGAATACCGAGATGCCGGCGTCGATCGTTTGCCGCCGGGCTCCGCAGTGCATCCGAGCTGGGACAAAGCACTGAAGCAAGGGGATGGTCGGAGAGGGACACCTAAGCCGCGACAGGCTCATCGATCCCGTCGAGATCGTCGTCAAACGTCCGCACGAGATTGTCCAGGCGCTCAAGGACCCGGTCGACCACCTTACGGCGCGTGAGCAGGCTTGGAGGCACCCGCAGCGCTGCTACCACGTCCTCGCGCATTACTGTCTGCGAGAAGACATAAGCTCGCATGAGTTCCTCGAACTTGGCCCGCTCAAGTCCCTCTTCGTCGCAAAGCGCGTTCATCGCAGCGGACCGCTCCGCAAGCCAAAATGCTCGAAACGCCGGCTGCACGTCGTCGCCTTTGCGAAGCGGTGGCATGTTCTTCTCGATGAACTTCTCGATAAGTTCGCGCTTGCTTCGCAGTTGAGCCTCGCCCGAGATCATGTCGAGCGCGCTCGACAGGCGGGCACGGCTCTCCTCAGTCGGGGCTCCGGAAGTCTCCTCTTCCTTAATCTCCCGAAGAAGCTGGAGGATGTAGGCGACGTTAATGCGATCCTGCCGGATCAATTCCAATTCGAAGTCGACGTCGCCGACAATGGAGACTACCCCCTCCTGTCGCGTCTGTCGGGTCAGCTCGTGCAAATCGGTGTACTTGCTCCGATAATCATCAAAGAGCTGAGGGTTCATGGCCAGATCCGCCCAGTCGAACTCCGCGAAGCTAGCTAGAACATTCCGCAGTCGCGCCAACTCGCGGAACGACCGGATAAACAGCAGTTGAGCATTCTCGTCCGCCAGCCGATCGACGTCGGCGGGCGTGGGCGCGATCGCCAATAGCTCACCCACGCGCTTATTGAACTGCGTGACGAACGAAGAATATGGCGGAATGAGGATCTGTTCTTCGGCACCCTTGTTGGCGAAGAGCCGAATAGCATCGTCTGTCGCAGACTTTAGATTACGAAACGCGACGATGTTACCCTGCGACTTTACCTCGTTAAGGACTCGGTTGGTGCGAGAGTATGCTTGAATAAGGCCATGGTACTGAAGATTTTTATCAACGTAGAGCGTGTTGACCTTCTTCGCATCAAACCCGGTCAGGAACATCCCGACGACGAGGAGTATATCGACGCGGTCAGACGGCTTCGCATCCTCCCGCTCTCTCAGCTTAATCCTTCTCCCAATATCTCTATAATAATTGTAGAAACTCAGGCTGTCCTTCGTTGAAAACGAGGTCCCGTACATAGCGTTATAATCGGCTATGAAGCTGTCGAGAGCATCTCGACTATGTCTATTCTGCGGCGTCTCCGGCCCAACTTCAAACTCGGGCTCACCAATCAGCCCGTTGGCGTCCTTATCGTCCTCGTTGGCACCGTAAGTGAAGATGGTCGCGACGCGCAGGTCGTGAGATCCGACAGCCTTCTTGGCGCGGAACGCCTCATAATAGGCAATCAATGCGTCGACGCTACCCACCGCAAGCATCGCAGTGAAGTCACGATCGTGCGTCTTTCGAGCGTGGTTCGCGATGATCCAGTCAACGATCTTTTCGATCCGGACGGAGTCCTCAAAGAACTCCTTCGTGTCAATCCCCGCTACCTTCTCATCTACTAGGGAACCGTCTCGCCGCCGAAGACTTCCCCAGTACTCGACGGAGAAGCGCAGCACGTTGCCATCACGGATGGCGTCGGTGATCACGTACTTGTGCAGGCACTCGCCAAACAGGTCGGCCGTGGTACGCGGCACCGCTTCGCTGCGGTTGGCGTTTTCCCGGAAGATGGGGGTACCCGTGAAGCCGAACAGTAGGTGCTTGTGGAAGAACCCGGTGATCCGTTTGTGGGTCTCCCCAAACTGGGACCGATGGCACTCGTCGAAGATGAACACGACCCGTCGCTCAGCCAACGGGGCCATCTGCTCCAGGAACTGATTTCGCGAGATAGCCGCGTTTAATTTCTGGATGGTGGTAACGATCAGCTTCGTGTGGTCCGTAAATTGCCGGACTAGCTTGTGCGTATTGTGAGTCCCGTCGACGCTACCATCACTAAACGCGTTGAATTCACGTGTAGTCTGGTAATCTAGGTCGGCCCGATCGACCACAAAGACGACCTTATCCACCCCTTCTTGTTCAGTAATGAGCTTCGCCACCGCGAAGCTCGTAAGCGTCTTTCCGGAGCCAGTGGTATGCCAGATGTAGCCGCCGCCTCCCCCAGCGGCAACTCGCTCCAAGATCCCTTCGACGGCATAATACTGGTATGGCCGCAGCACCATGAGCTGTCGGTCACCCTCATGGAGCACCATGTAGCGCGAGATTATCTTCGCCACCTGGAACCGCCCAAGAAAAGCGTCCGCGAACTCGCTCAACTGGCTCAGCGGCTGGTTATCGGGGCCGCTCCAGGTGAAAGTTTGACGGAAACTCTGCTTTCGATTGTTGGCGTAATATCGCGTATTCATCCCGTTCGAGATAACGAAGATCTGAACGTACTGAAATAGCCCCCGGCCAGCCGAGTAGCTGTGTCGATGATAGCGGTTTACCTGGTTGAACGCCTCTTTGATTTCAACCCCTCGTCGCTTCAGCTCTACCTGAACGAGAGGTAGCCCATTCACGAGGAGAGTAACATCGTAGCGGGTCTTGTAGGTGCCGGCCTGGGACACCTGCTGAGCCACCTGATAGCGATTCCGCCCCCACTCCCGCGAATTGAAGAACTCCAAAAAGACTCGGCTGCCGTCCTCACGTGTGAGCTCGTAACGATCGCGTAGGATTTTGGCTCGGTCGAATACGCCGCCACGATCCAGATGGTTGAGCACCCGCTCGAACTCGCCGGCCGTCAGCTTCACGCCGTTATACGCCTCGAGCTCGGCCTTAAAGTTGGCGATGAGAGATGGCTCGTCCTGGATCCGGACCTTGGTCCAGCCCATTTGTTCGAGACGGCCAATGAGGCTTTCCTCGAGTTGGGCCTCAGTCTGCGTCATCGGACAAACCCTCCCCCGTACCGTCCGCTTCGAATTCCGCCGACTGGTCCAAATAATCTTTCAGCTGGATCAGGTAGTCCTCGGGGTATTGGTCATAGAGAGCTCGGCTGTAAAGCACCCTGCCGGGAACAGCATTTTGGTCATCAAGCCACGAGTTAAAACCGGCATTGTCGTCGTAATCTGGCATCACCGGTCGTTCGGGTTGCAGCGCGAAGAAGGTGGCGAGCATGTAGCGAAGGAGCGGCTCGGTGAGGTTCAACACCAGACGCGCAAGGCTGCGATCGCTCTGTAGCTCCTTGGGTACGACCCGGCCATGGCTGATATCCCCTCGCTGGTTTCGCAGCTCTCCTACGACCCGCACGAGGTTCTCCGCCGCAACCGGAAAAGCGAGCTCGACAGTGGCGTCACCGGCGGCGAGACAGCGGAGAGCTGCTTTCACTTGTCGACCGATGGAGAGGTTCTCGAACTCGGGACCGAACTGCTCCGGATCTAGGCGCTTCACGATTGTCTTAGCGATGCCCTGAAAGAGGGCAGCACAACACTCGATCGTCACGTCCGGATGATCGATTTCGTTCCGCTCGGCCTTCTCGATGTTGCCGATGTAGTAGCGGAATTCGCTGTTCTCGTCGCTGTGTCGCTCGATGAGCTCACGAAGGCTCTGCACGGATCACCTACACTAGTAGACGCGCGGCCAAGGCCGCCTTGTAGGTACGCGTGGAGCTGGCCTGGTGGCGGACAAGGGCAATTTTTTCGTCGATCGCCCGTAGGAAGGCGGCAATGCGGCGCTGCTCTTCGAGCTGAGCCGGAGCGCGGATCTTCAGGCTTTTCAAGTGATGACCATAGAGATGCACGACCGAATAGCCCTGCGCGAGGCGTGCGATCTCGCGGCGCTTGGCGCTGCGAAGCAGGTAAGCAAGGAAGACGCCATCTAACGACGAGCGGATGATGTTGAGGTCGCCTCCGAGGGCAATGCCATCCAGCGTCACGCAGGCTGCCGAGGCCATCTCGAGAGGATCTTCTCCGGAGGCCGGTACGATGACGTCACCGGCTTGGCTTAAGACCAGCCCGCGCGGATCCGCATTTGTTCGCGAGACTACGTCGCGAATCGTCTCTCCGTACGTGGTGTAGAGCTCGCCGTAGCGAATGCACGGCGTCAGGCCGTCGGTAACGACATCGTCTCGCGATACCCCCCGTCCCTTGGAGAAATCCGCGACATCGCCAAGCCGGATATCAACCCAATCATCGTAGGCGCCGCCTCCTGGCGGATCAAACCGAAGCTGCTCCGAGAACAGCTTCTGCATGGTGCCTTCTTTAAAGCGAACGAGCGTCTCGGCCCGGTGCTCCAGCGCCTGGATCCGCGCGTCGAGCGCATCGAGGACGTCAGCGATCCTCTCCTGCTCTTCGAATTCGGGCACACGGATAGGGACGCGGGCGAAGTCGCGGTAGTAGAGGCGAAGGCGGTCGTTCGTGAGACCGTAGGAGTATGCCCAGAGCCAGTATAAGGCGCGCGGCTGCTTGAACCAGTGATTGAAGAAGCGCGCAGAGTGACCCTTCCTGGCCGACAGGACCACATAGGCGGGGCTCACCATGCAATCCTCAGGCGCACGGCCGAAGGCACCCTGCCACATTCGCATCATGTTGTAGACGATGTCTCCGGCTCTTGCGCGGAGGTTGTCCTCGTCACTCGCATTTGCAGCGATTTCTCGCTCGAGGCTGTCCCGGCGAACCATACCGCGATCGATTGTCACCGCGTAGATCGGCAATCCCGCTTCACCGCGGGTACGCCGCTGCCCGAACGCGTCGCCAGCACGCAGGCTTTGCCACGCAGCGGAAAAGCCGGGGAGTCGCAGATCCGGAGAGCTCCGCTCGTTCAAACTGGCGCCTCCACGCCGAGGTCTTG is a window encoding:
- a CDS encoding restriction endonuclease subunit S, with the protein product MNERSSPDLRLPGFSAAWQSLRAGDAFGQRRTRGEAGLPIYAVTIDRGMVRRDSLEREIAANASDEDNLRARAGDIVYNMMRMWQGAFGRAPEDCMVSPAYVVLSARKGHSARFFNHWFKQPRALYWLWAYSYGLTNDRLRLYYRDFARVPIRVPEFEEQERIADVLDALDARIQALEHRAETLVRFKEGTMQKLFSEQLRFDPPGGGAYDDWVDIRLGDVADFSKGRGVSRDDVVTDGLTPCIRYGELYTTYGETIRDVVSRTNADPRGLVLSQAGDVIVPASGEDPLEMASAACVTLDGIALGGDLNIIRSSLDGVFLAYLLRSAKRREIARLAQGYSVVHLYGHHLKSLKIRAPAQLEEQRRIAAFLRAIDEKIALVRHQASSTRTYKAALAARLLV
- a CDS encoding DUF2958 domain-containing protein; the protein is MPLLTQLQIQVLLANGRRRTRGHDLDLVPVVKLFTPDASATWLLTELDTEDPDIAFGLCDLGLGAPELGTVRLSELAAVRGPLGQPVERDRYFKATEPLTAYVRRARRRGRIDE
- a CDS encoding type I restriction endonuclease subunit R, translating into MTQTEAQLEESLIGRLEQMGWTKVRIQDEPSLIANFKAELEAYNGVKLTAGEFERVLNHLDRGGVFDRAKILRDRYELTREDGSRVFLEFFNSREWGRNRYQVAQQVSQAGTYKTRYDVTLLVNGLPLVQVELKRRGVEIKEAFNQVNRYHRHSYSAGRGLFQYVQIFVISNGMNTRYYANNRKQSFRQTFTWSGPDNQPLSQLSEFADAFLGRFQVAKIISRYMVLHEGDRQLMVLRPYQYYAVEGILERVAAGGGGGYIWHTTGSGKTLTSFAVAKLITEQEGVDKVVFVVDRADLDYQTTREFNAFSDGSVDGTHNTHKLVRQFTDHTKLIVTTIQKLNAAISRNQFLEQMAPLAERRVVFIFDECHRSQFGETHKRITGFFHKHLLFGFTGTPIFRENANRSEAVPRTTADLFGECLHKYVITDAIRDGNVLRFSVEYWGSLRRRDGSLVDEKVAGIDTKEFFEDSVRIEKIVDWIIANHARKTHDRDFTAMLAVGSVDALIAYYEAFRAKKAVGSHDLRVATIFTYGANEDDKDANGLIGEPEFEVGPETPQNRHSRDALDSFIADYNAMYGTSFSTKDSLSFYNYYRDIGRRIKLREREDAKPSDRVDILLVVGMFLTGFDAKKVNTLYVDKNLQYHGLIQAYSRTNRVLNEVKSQGNIVAFRNLKSATDDAIRLFANKGAEEQILIPPYSSFVTQFNKRVGELLAIAPTPADVDRLADENAQLLFIRSFRELARLRNVLASFAEFDWADLAMNPQLFDDYRSKYTDLHELTRQTRQEGVVSIVGDVDFELELIRQDRINVAYILQLLREIKEEETSGAPTEESRARLSSALDMISGEAQLRSKRELIEKFIEKNMPPLRKGDDVQPAFRAFWLAERSAAMNALCDEEGLERAKFEELMRAYVFSQTVMREDVVAALRVPPSLLTRRKVVDRVLERLDNLVRTFDDDLDGIDEPVAA
- a CDS encoding restriction endonuclease; translation: MLPVLQRTAELTHPARVVELEPVIASDLGLSADERAQRLPSGRQGLLHNRLHWAKQYLTRAGLLEATERGRFQVTNRGQALLAERPPVVNNKTLARYPEFVAWLRARGDTVTGNEVAGAAEFEPPGATPEERIEAARQELEASLKADLLDRVRAMPPAEFEELVVTLLLRMGYGQGREEMAQALGGAGDGGVDGVIHQDRLGLDRVYIQAKRYRDGNTVGPDAINSFIGALNIKRANKGLFVTASTFSKQAREHAERSTTHVVLVDGDRLADLMVRHGVGVVVRHTVEIKAIDEGFFAE